A genome region from Candidatus Zixiibacteriota bacterium includes the following:
- a CDS encoding NAD-dependent epimerase/dehydratase family protein, which produces MTELRLEGKRVLITGGAGFVGSNVTERVARAGGRVTVLDDLFTGRLENIDAGIEYRFVRGSVTDSELVSKLVRESDYVAHMAARNIIVSTKNPREDFATNIGGTLNVLLAAKEHGIERIVYTSSASVYGNPRIIPINEDERTITFSPYSVSKLAGENYCFAFYESYGVPVTAVRYSNVYGPKQDPTNPYCGVISKFMDAIHNGQRPQIHGDGQQTRDFTYVDDAVDATLVAMLSPKADGMVFNLGTGTETRVVELVAMLTRLMGSNIVPEHIDRRDIDNIRRRVLSIELIRTRLRWQPQVGLEEGLRRTVEWFRGRKEII; this is translated from the coding sequence ATGACTGAACTGAGACTTGAAGGGAAACGAGTACTCATCACCGGAGGAGCCGGGTTTGTAGGCTCCAATGTTACCGAGCGGGTGGCGCGGGCAGGTGGCAGAGTGACGGTCCTTGATGACCTGTTCACCGGCAGACTCGAAAATATCGATGCTGGTATCGAGTACCGTTTCGTGCGGGGTTCGGTGACTGATTCCGAACTGGTGTCGAAGCTGGTGAGAGAGTCCGATTACGTGGCCCACATGGCGGCGCGGAATATTATCGTCTCCACCAAGAATCCGCGCGAGGATTTCGCCACCAATATCGGCGGTACGCTTAATGTGCTATTGGCGGCCAAAGAACATGGCATTGAGCGGATCGTATACACGTCATCAGCCTCTGTCTATGGCAACCCGCGCATAATTCCGATCAATGAGGACGAGCGCACGATCACGTTCTCTCCATATTCAGTTTCGAAGCTGGCCGGTGAGAACTACTGTTTCGCATTCTACGAATCGTATGGTGTGCCGGTGACAGCCGTGCGGTACTCAAATGTCTATGGTCCCAAACAAGACCCCACGAATCCCTACTGCGGTGTGATTTCGAAATTCATGGATGCCATCCACAATGGCCAACGCCCGCAAATACACGGCGACGGTCAGCAAACGCGAGATTTCACGTACGTTGATGACGCGGTCGATGCCACGCTGGTGGCGATGCTTTCACCCAAGGCAGACGGCATGGTGTTCAATCTGGGGACCGGCACGGAGACACGGGTTGTGGAACTGGTCGCGATGTTGACCAGGCTCATGGGGAGCAACATCGTGCCGGAGCACATCGACCGTCGCGATATCGACAATATCCGTCGACGGGTGCTGAGTATCGAGTTGATCCGAACGCGCCTTCGCTGGCAGCCACAGGTGGGACTTGAAGAGGGGTTGCGTCGGACGGTAGAGTGGTTCCGGGGACGGAAAGAGATTATTTGA
- a CDS encoding glycosyltransferase family 2 protein encodes MAGRCSVLCVLPAFNEEGKIGRVVHKVTAVGCVDRIVVVDDCSNDRTSDEARQAGAHVIRHEVNMGVGAGIRTGLYYGKQNGFDIAVIMSGDDQHEPSELPPVLDKLCEDKRNFVQGSRRLKGGKTVNGPLFREITTRLYSLMFTILTGHRITDGTNGFRAFYLSILDDPCIKLNQDWLNTYELEPYLLYKAVTSHTVKVIEMPITVYYHGLPQQYTKMKPFRDWWRLARPLIFLRLGIRK; translated from the coding sequence ATGGCCGGTCGCTGTAGCGTACTCTGTGTCCTCCCCGCATTCAACGAGGAGGGGAAGATTGGTCGAGTGGTACACAAAGTAACTGCCGTCGGTTGTGTGGATCGGATAGTTGTTGTCGATGACTGCTCAAACGACCGGACTTCCGACGAGGCACGTCAGGCGGGCGCTCATGTCATTCGACATGAGGTGAATATGGGGGTGGGGGCAGGGATTCGAACCGGGCTGTACTACGGGAAGCAGAACGGATTCGATATTGCCGTCATCATGTCCGGCGATGATCAGCACGAACCGAGTGAATTGCCGCCAGTGCTGGATAAGCTCTGCGAAGACAAGCGCAATTTCGTACAGGGCTCCCGTCGATTGAAAGGCGGCAAGACAGTCAATGGGCCGCTGTTTCGCGAGATCACCACTCGCCTCTATTCGCTAATGTTCACGATTCTGACGGGTCACCGCATCACCGATGGCACCAACGGGTTCCGCGCGTTTTATCTCTCTATTCTCGATGACCCTTGCATCAAGCTCAATCAGGATTGGCTGAACACGTATGAGCTTGAGCCATACTTGCTGTACAAAGCGGTCACATCGCATACGGTCAAGGTGATCGAGATGCCAATCACGGTGTATTACCATGGCTTGCCGCAGCAGTATACGAAGATGAAACCGTTTCGCGACTGGTGGCGACTGGCGCGGCCGCTGATTTTCCTGAGACTGGGGATACGAAAATGA